The window CGGTGATCTCCTACCGCGACGTCGACGAGGTCGTCGCCCGCGCCAACGCCACCATGTACGGCCTCTCAGGCTCGGTCTGGTCGGCCGACCCCGACCGGGCCGCCGGGGTCGCCGAACAACTCGACTGCGGCACCGCCTGGGTCAACACCCACGTCGCCCTCGGCCCGCACCAGCCCTTCGGCGGGTTCAAGTGGAGCGGCCTCGGCGTCGAGAACGGCCCCTGGGGCCTCGCCGGCTTCACCGAGATCCAGGTCCAGTACCGCGCCAAGAAATGACGACAGCCGGACCTGGCTGACGGCCGGGCCAGCCCCACCAACGGGCAGGCTCGGTCGTCGGCCGGGGCGGCGAGCAGGCCGCGCGGACGCCGCCCCGGCCGGTGCGGCGGGCAGATCAGTCAGACGCCACCTCGGCCGGAGTGCCGCGCAGATCAGTCAGACGCCGCGCGGCACCGGCGGCGCGAAACGTCTGACTGATCTTGATTCCGTCGTCGCCGCCCGCCCAGCGGTCGGCTCGGAGGGTCGGCTGGACGGCGAAAAGGAAAAAGATGGTGCGCGGAGATGGCGGGAGCCGGGGCCGCGGGGCGTGGCTTGGTTTAAGGGGTCAGCCGAGGACTGGTTCCCAGATACTGCGGGAGGCCGCTTCTGGGTCGGTGATGAGGGAGGTCGGGACGTCGAAACGGCGGGCGAGGCCGGCCGGGCCGGCGGAGCCGAACTCGGGCCAGCCCGGGTCGCCGTCGGTGGCGAAGGCGACCCAGGCCCTGCGGATCTCCTTCGAGAGCACCACGGCCTCCGCCGGCGTGGGCACGCCGAGCAGCAGGTCGGCCATCCCACCGGCGAGGTTGCCGAAGGTCAGCGGGACGTCCACGGCGTGGCAGGAGCCGAGCACCCCGCCGAACGCCGGCGACGGCCAGGTGAACTCGTAGCCGAACGCGCGGCCGGGGTGGCGGCGGGCGCACCACAGCGACGGCATCCGGAACGTGCGGTCCGACATGATCAGCGTGTGCAGGTCGAGGTCCGAGATGCCGGGGTGGACGGCGCGGTAGTCGGCCACGGCGGTGGCGGGCAGACCGGCGCGTTCGGCGGTCGCGGCCGGATCGGCCTCCTTCAGGCCTTCCAGCAGGGTGAAGAACCGGAACTCGTCGCACGTGAAGCCGACCAGCAGGTCGACCTCGACGCGTAACCGTTCCCACGGCAGGCCCAGCACCAGCTCCCCGTCGAGGATCGGCGCGTACGGCGTGACCTCGCCGGGGACGGCCTGGGCGACGTGGATGGCCTCCGGCGCCACCCCGGCGAGTCCCTCCGCCGTCGCCGGCACGCCCAGCGTCGCGGCGATGCGTTCCGTGACCGCCGTCGCCTCATCCTGGGTCAGCACGACGCCGGCGACGCTCTGCGCGATCGCCCGGCGGAACAGGCCGCGCCCGGCGTCCGCCGCGGTCAGGCAGGCGACCGCCGTGGCGCCGGCCGACTGGCCGAAGATCGTGACGTTGCCCGGGTCGCCGCCGAACCGGGCGACGTTGTCCTGGACCCAGCGCAGCGCGGCCAGCTGGTCGAGAAGCCAGCGGTTGTCCGGCCGGCCGGGCAGCCGGCCGAAGCCCTCGAGGCCGACGCGGTAGTTGAGGCTCACGACGACGGTCCCGGCGCCGGCGAGCGTCGCCCCGTCGTAGCCGGGCTGGGCCGTCGAGCCGATGATGAACGCGCCGCCGTAGAGCCAGACCAGCACCGGCAGGCCGGCGCCGCCCGGGTCGGGCGTCCACACGTTGACGGTGAGGCAGTCGTCGCCGTCGCCGGGCCGCCACAACGGGTCCGGCGCGCCGACGAACGCCGGCTGGGGCACGCCGGGGCCGAAGTGGGTCGCCTCCCGGGTCCCTTCCCAGGGTTCCGGCTCCGCCGGCGCCGCGAACCGGGCCGGGCCGCCGATCGGGGCCGCGTACGGAATCCCCTTGAAGACGTGGATCCCGGTGTCGGTGATGGCGCCGCTGACGGTTCCGTGCGTGGTTAAGACGGTCGGCCCCTTGGTCGGCACAGGCCACCCCCAGTCCCGGGCCGACGGCCGTCCGCCTCTTGACCCGATTCTGCCGTGCTGCGCCGCCGTTTCCGGGCAATGCCGAAATACGCGACCGGTCGGGCATTCCTGGACCGGCCGACCGAGGCCGACGGAGGCTCGCGGCGGCCAGCGGCCGGCCGCCGGCCTAGGTGTTGCGGCCGCCGTTGACGCCGATGATCTGGCCGGTGATGTAGCTGGCCTCGTCGCGGCACAGGAACGAGGTGGCCGCCGCGATGTCCTCCGGCTTACCCGCCCGGCGGACCGGGACCCTGGTGGCGTGCTCCTCGACCGAGGTGCCGAGGTAGCCCTTCTCCTCGGACCTGCGCAGCATCGGGGTGTCGACGAAACCGGGCGGGATCGTGTTCACGGTGATGCCGCTGGGCCCCAGCTCCAGGGCCAGCGCCTTGGTGAAGCCGATCAGCCCGGCCTTGGACGACACGTAGTGCACCATGAACGCCTGGCCGCCCTGGGCGCTGGAAGACGAGATGTTCACGATCCGGCCCCAGCCCGCCGCGGTCATGTCGGGCACGACCGCCTGGCAGCAGTAGAACGGCCCGCTCAGGTTCACCTTGAGCATCTTGTCCCACAGGTCATCGCTGATCTTCAGGAACTTGTTGCTGGCGGTGAGGCCTGCGTTGTTGACGAGCACCAGCACCGGGCCGTATGCCTCGCGGGCGCGGTCCATCGCCGCGTTCACCTGCTCACGGCTCGACACGTCGACGCTGCCGAGGGCGATCGCCTCCCCGCCGTTCTTGCGCGCCTCCTCGGCCACCTGCTCGGCTGCCTCGGCGTTCAGGTCGAGGACGGCGACCGCGAGGCCGTCCTCGGCGAGCCGCAGCGAGATCGCCCGCCCGATGCCCGACCCGCCGCCGGTGACGACCGCTGTCCGTCGCTCGGTCACTACCGCGAACCTCCTTGGTAAAGGAACCTTCCCCATCCAGCCCTATCGGACCGGCGAGGCACGGCGCCCACAGTGGTGATGCAAGGCTCAACAGTCAACGTCGTCGTCAGCGCGCGACGTAGCCGCCGTCGACCGGCATGGCCACGCCGGTCATGAACGAGGACTCGTCACTGGCCAGGAAGAGCGCCGCCGCGGCGAGCTCCTCCGGACTGGCGAACCGGGCCATCGGGTTCGGCACCTTGATGTCCGCGGGCGGCGTGGGACCGGCCTGGGCGGCGGCCATGCCGGTCCAGGTCATGCCCGGGCAGACCGCGTTGACCCGGATGCCGGACTTCGCGTAGTCGAGGGCCGCCGACTTGGTGAGCAGCACGACGCCGCCCTTGGCCGCCGAGTAGCCGCCCTTGCCCTTCCAGCCGACCATCCCGGCGTTCGACGCCGTGTTGATGATCGAGCCACCGCCGGTCCGCAGCATCACGGGGACGGCGTACTTGATGCCGAGGAAGACGCCCTTGATGTTCACCGCGAGGAGGCGGTCGAGCGTCTCCTCGTCGAGCTCGTGGATCGGCCCGAACGGGCCGGAGATGCCGGCGTTGTTGAACAGCACGTCGAGCCGGCCGAACTCGCGCTCCGCCGTCTCGACCATGTTCTGGACCTCGGCGGCCACGGCCACGTCCACCGCCACCGCCACCGCGCCCGCGCCGATCTGCGCGGCCGTGTCCTTCTCGGAGCCGTTCAGGTCCGCGCACACGACCTTGGCGCCCTCGGCCGCGAACAGCAGCGCGGACGCCTTCCCGATCCCGGACCCGGCACCCGTGACGATCGCGACCTTGCCGTCCAGCCTTCCCACGACAACCTCCAGTGGACGCCGATGTCCTTACCGACTGCCCCAGCACCGACTGCCCCAGCGGCCGACGACCGCGACCCAGCCGAAGCCGGGGACGGCGTCCTAGGTGTTGCGGCCGCCGTTGACGCCGATGATCTGGCCGGTGATGTAGCTGGCCTCGTCGCGGCACAGGAACGAGGTGGCCGCCGCGATGTCCTCCGGCTTACCCGCCCGGCGGACCGGGGTCTTCTCGGCGTGGTCGTCGACGCCCCCGCCCAACATGCCGCGCCGCTCCGACTCGCGCAGCATGGGCGTGTCGACGAAGCCCGGCGGGATCGTGTTGACGGTGATCCCCTCGGGGCCGAACTCCAGCGCGAGCGCCTTCGTCATGCCGATGAGGCCGGCCTTCGAGGCGACGTAGTGCGTCATGTACTGCTGGCCGCCCTGGGCGCTCGACGACGAGATGTTCACGATCCGGCCCCAGTGCGCCGCGATCATGTCGGGCAGCACCGCCTGGGTGAGGTAGAAGGGCCCGGACAGGTTGACCGCGATGGTCTTGTCCCAGGACGCGTCACTGATCTTCAGGAACTCCCGGAAGCCGGTGATGCCCGCGTTGTTCACCAGCGCGAGGACCGGACCCATCGAGGCCCGGATGCTCTCGACGGCCGCGTTCACCTGCTCGCGGCTCGACACGTCGACCCCGCCGAAGGCGACGGCCTCGTTCCCCGCCTCACCGATCTCCTCGGCGACCTTCTTGGCCGCGTCGGCGTTGAGGTCCAGGATGGCGACCGCGAAGCCGTCCGCGGCGAGCCGATGGGCGATGGCCCGCCCGATGCCCGACCCACTGCCGGTCACAAGCGCCGTCCGCTGCTCGGTCACTGTGCCGAACCTCCTTTGGTCCTGAATGTGCCCTGGTCAGCCCGTGAACCGAGTGCCCGCGGGCGACCGGCCGCCGCGCGGCGGCCGGTCGCCCGCGGGCACCCGTCCGGATGTGCGGCGACGGCGACTAGGAGATGGCCTCGTCGCCGGCGATCGACGTGCGGTGCATCAGCCGGCTGGAGGTCTCGCCGTAGGGCAGCGCCCGGTGCAACATCCCCGTGTTGTCCCAGATGACGAGGTCGCCTCGCCGCCACTTGTGGCGTACCACAAACTGGGGCTGTGCCGCCCAGGTGAGCAGCCGGTCGAGCAGCGACTCCCCCTCGTCGGCCGGCCGGCCGACCACCTCGCCGGCGGTCGCGCCGAGCAGCAGCGACCGCCGGCCGCTGCGCCGGTGCCAGACGAGCGGGTGTTCCCGGGACGGGATCCGGTCCCAGGACGCCCGCTCCCGTTCCGAGGGGCTTGGGTAGACGCGCAGCTGCGACGCCGCGAAGCTGTGCACCACCCGCACCCCCGCGAGCCCCGCCTTCTCGTCGTCGGGGAGGGCGTCGTAGGCGGCGTAGACGTTGGCGAACTCGGTGTCGCCGTCGTCGTCATGGGAGATCTCCCGCGCGGTCAGCAGCGTGCACTTGTCCGGCACGGTGTCGGTCGCGCCGTCGAAGTGCCACCAGAACGTCGCCTCGCGGTACGCCGCCATCTTGCTCTTCGACGCGTCACGGGTGATCGCCTGAACCTCCGGGTGCCCCTCGACCGCGCCGCGCGCCGGCGGCACGACGTCGCCGAGCAGGCGGCTGAGCGCCACCAGCTCGTCGTCGGTGACGTTCGCCTCCCGGAAGATCACGACGCCCCGCTCGTCGAGGGCCGCGAGCGTGTCCGCGGCGACCGCCGGATCGAGCAGCGCGCCGCCGGTCAGCCCGACGATCTCGACGCCGGTGGTCGGCGTGATCTGCGTCCTGGTGACACTCATCGCGCGTTCGCCCCTGGCCCGCTCAGATGGCGGGTTCGACGGTGGCGTTGAAGAACGCCGCTCCGGAGTCCGGGATGCGAGGCTGCTTGAAGATGTTCACCGGATACGAGACCATGATCATCGAGTAGAGCAGGTGCAGCAGCCGGGTCTCCGCCTCGGGCAGGTCGTTCACGTCGAACGAGTCGAGGTAGGCGATCGCCTCCTCGGCGAGCGGCGCGATCGCGTCGTAGAACTCGCCCAGCTCGTCGATGGTCTTCGTCAGCCGCTTCGCATACCGCTCGGGCCGCGACGCCAGCGCCCAGTCCTCGACCCAGGGCTCGAGGACGCCGAACTTCTCGGGCAAGGTGCCCGTCGTGGTGCTCATCTCGTGGGCTCCTTCTACTTCTCTTTACCGGCCTGGTAAGCGGCGACGGCTTCCCGGACGACGTGGTGGAACTGGCGAATCATCAGCTCCATGTCGGACAGGTGGAACGTGCCCAGCGCGCGGTTGTTCAGCGCCGACCAGGTCGCCTCCACCGTGTTCGTGTCCTGCATCGCGAACTCGATCGTGCTGTCGACCACCAGTTCCTGGCCGAGCCGCTCGGTGACGTTCTTCGGCTCCGGGAAGTAGATGTCGACCTCGTACGAGTGCGTGCCGACCGACTCCGGGATGTACTGGTAGGTGATGTAGTACCCGCGGTGCCACAGCTGGATCGACAGGTTCGGGAACAGCCAGTACTGGTCGTTGCTCCAGTACTGGACGTTGCCCGGGTTGCGCTCCGGGGTCAGGTAGTCGATGTCCTCCGGCAGGTCGTCCGGGCCGAAGATGCCACCGCGGAACAGCCGGTAGACCCAGTCCTGGTCGCGCTGGGCCGGGCCGACGGACCGCGTCCGCTTCTTCAGCGGCGGCGGGCCGGGCACCGAGGTCAGCATGTGCGGGGCGAACAGGTCGTAGTGGTACGAGTCCATCGGCGGGACGAGCTTCTCCGCCTTCGACATGTCGGCGTTGAGGAACCGCCCGTGAACGTACGCCGGGTGGTACCACTCCAACAGGGCGTCGATCCCGATCTTCCAGTTGCCCTTGATGAGGGTCTTGAAGCCCCAGTGGTTGGTGAACTTCTCGAACGGCCACGCCTCGAGCTCGGTGACCAGCTTCTCGCCGAGGAAGTCCCGCAGCGTCGGGGCGTCCTGGCTGAAGTTCACGAAGATGAACCCGGCCAGCACCTCGCAGCGCAGCTGCGGCATTCCCAGCCCGTCCTCGGGCAGTGAGTCGAAGAACTGGTCGCGCTTCGTGACGTAGCTGCACTTGCCGTCGAGCCCGTAGCGCCAGCCGTGGTACTTGCACTGGAACTGGCGGGCGGAGCCCTTGGACTCCTCGCCCGGGTGCTCCTGCCACACGACCTTGTTGCCGCGGTGCGCGCAGACGTTGTGCAGCGCGTAGATCTCGCCGTCGGTGTGCCGGCTGATCACGATCGAGCCAAGGCCCTTGAACTCGCGGGTGAAGAAGGTGCCGTTGCGCGGCAGCTGCTCGACCCGGCCGACCTTCAGCCAGGTCCGCCTGAAGATCGCCTCATGCTCAGCCTGGTAGAACTCCTCTGAGATCGAGTCCTCGTAGCTGACTGGCCCGGTACCAAGCTCCGGGTAATCCAGCGTGTACTTGGCCCGGCCCGTCGCCAGTTTCTCGATGCTGGACATTTCTCCACCCCCTCCAGGGATGATCTCGGACCGGATGGACTCCGGCACCGATCAGCGGTGCTGCGAGCTGCGATGCTGTGATGATCAGAATGTGGATGTGGATCTGACGGGGACGGCGCGTGAACGACGCGACGCGACGGCGTCAGGTTGAAGCAGCCGAGACGTGGCGGGAGCCATCAGACGACGCCGTCCGCGCGCAGCTGGGCGATCTCGTCGGCCGAGCGGCCGAGGATCTGGCCGAGCACCGCGTCGGTGTGCTCGCCGAGCTCCGGGCCGAGCCAGCGGATCTCGCCCGGGGTCTCGGACAGCGCCGGAATCACTCCCGGCACCGCGAGCGGTCCGATCCGGGACTCCTCCACCGTGATCGTCCCGCGGTGCTGGTACTGCTCGTCGTCGAAGATGTCGGCGATCGAGTAAAGCTTGCCGGCCGGCACCTCGGCCGCCCGGCAGCGGGCCACGACCTCGTCGCACGACAGGGAGCCGACCCAGTCGGTAACCAGCTTGTTGACCACGTCGCGGGCCGCCAGCCGGTTCTGCTTCGGCCCGAAGACGTCGGGGGCGGACAGCTCCGGCCGGCCCATCGCCCGCGCCAGCCTCGCGAACATGTCGTCGTGCGAGCAGGCGATCGCCACGAAGTGGCCGTCGGCGGTCCGGTAGTGGCTGTGCGGCACGACGTTCACCGTGTCAGCGCCCATCCGCTCCCGGACATAGCCGTTCTTCTGGTAGGCCGGCGCCAATTCGTCCAGCGCCCGGAAGATCGTCTCGAACAGCGCGATGTCGACGACCTGGCCGCGCCCGGTGGTCTCCCTGGCTCGCAGCGCCATCAGCACCCCGATGACGCCGTACATGCCAGACATGTAGTCGGCGAGCGAGGTGGAGCCGGGCGTCACCGGGATGCCGTCCGGCTCGCCGGCGAGATAGGCCAGGCCCGAGAACGCGTGCGCGATGCGGGCGAAGCCCGGCAGGTCCCGCAGCGGGCCCGACTGCCCGTAGGCGGACACCCGCAGCAGGATCGCGGCGGGGTTGATCTCCTGGATCGCCGGGAAGTCCAGACCCAGCTTCTCCATGACGCCAGGCCGGAAGTTCTCGATGACGATGTCGGCCCAGGCGATCAGCTCGCGGAGCAGCTCCCGGCCGCGCGGGTCGGCGAAATTGATCGTCACCGACCGCTTGTTGCGTGCCTCCGACAGCCAGACGAGCGTGTCGCCACACTCCGTGTCACTGCCGAACCGGCGCAGGTGGTCGCCGACGCCGGGGCGCTCGACCTTGACGACCTCGGCGCCGAACTCACCCAGCACCGTGGCGCAGAACGGGCCGGCCAGGAAGGTGCCGAGATCGAGGACCTTGACTCCGTCGAGCGCATGCATGCCGTGGACCTTCTGACGAGACGGGCGGGCGAGATCGAAGATCGGGTTACCGGCCGGATCAGGGTGAGGCGCGGGGACGCCCTCCACTCTTCCGGCACCACCCGGGCCGGTCGCGGAGGCGGACCACGGCGCCCGGGCGGGCGCGCCACGAGGGCGGGGCTCCCGTCATCACGCCCTCCAGAAGAACGGTCGTCTCTCAGACGAGAATGATCTGCTCGTCTTGATGAGAACGATCAGCGTACGCTGGCGAGAGCGACGTTACCACAAATCGTAGGGCGTCCTATAGTCCTGCGAGCATCGTATAATCAGGGCATGCCAATGGTCCGTCCGTTCCGCTTCGCCGTCCAGGGCACCAAGGCAGCGTCTGGTACCGCGTGGCGCGACCTGGCCCGGAAGGCGGAGGACCTCGGGTACTCGACGCTCTTCGTGGCCGACCACTACCTGGGCCCCGGCCCCGTGGCGCGGGCGGCGAGCATGCCGCCGCAGCACCTGGCCCCGATCGCCGCGATGACCGCCGCCGCCGCGGTGACCACCTCCCTGCGGGTCGGCTGCCGGGTCTTCTGCGTCGACTACCACGTGCCGGCCGCGCTGGTGAAGGAGGCGGCGACGATCGACCTGCTGTCCGACGGCCGGCTCGAGTTCGGCATCGGGGCGGGTTGGAACGGGGCCGAGTACGAGGCCATGGGCCTCACCTTCGCCCCGGCGCCGCGGCGCATCGACAAGCTCGTCGAGGTCGTCGCCCTGGCCAAGGCCCACTGGTCCGGCGAGCCGATCGAGATCAAGGGCGACCACGTCAACGTCTCCGGCTACCGCGGCCTGCCGGCGCCCGTGCAGCAGCCGCGCCCGCCGATCATGATCGGCGGCGCCAAGAAGCGTGTGCTCTCGTTCGCCGCCCGCGAGGCGGACATCGTCAGCATCTCCAACGTGCACTTCACCGCCGTCAACGACGCGGGGCTGACCCCGGCCGAGGAGCTCGCCCGCCGGGTCGACTACGTCCGGTCGGCCGCGCCCGAGCGCGTGGGCGAGCTCGACATCGAGGGCTCACCGTATTTCTCCGAGATCACCACGGACAAGGCGGCGGTGTTCGAGAAGCTGGCCGGGTGGATGAAGACCACGCCGGACGTGACCGCCGCGCATCCGAACGTGCTCGTCGGCACCCCCGACGAGGTGGCCGACCAGCTGCTCGCGCGCCGCGAGGCCTTCGGCATCAACTACGTGACCATCCAGTCCGACCAGCTCGAGAGCTTCGCGCCGATCGCCGCCCAGCTCGCCGGTAAGTAGCCTTCAGCGCCGACCGGCGGGCAGCCCGACCCGGCCGGCCAGGATCACAGGAGGACCCGTGCGCGAACCGCGCGCCCGCCGCTCGGAGCTGGCGACGCCGGCCAGCAGCGAGAAGATGTGCATGAAGGCCGGCTCGTCCGGGGCCGACCTGGTCTTCCTCGACCTGGAGGACGCCTGCGCGCCGGCCGCGAAGGCGTCCGCCCGAGGCATCGCCGTCAAGGCGCTCATTGGCCAGGACTGGGGCCACACGGTCCGCGCCGTCCGCGTCAACGGACTGGACACCGAGTGGTGTCACGACGACATCATCGAGATCGTCACCGGTGCCCGCGAGGCCGTCGACGTCCTGATCGTGCCCAAGGCGCGCTCGGCCCGCGACGTCTGGTGGGTCGACGTCCTGCTCACCCAGCTGGAGACCAAGCTCGGCCTGCGCCGGCGGATCGGCCTCGAGGTGCTCATCGAGGAGGCCGAGGGCCTGTCGAACGCGGCCGAGATCGCCAAGGCCAGCCCCCGGCTGGAGGCCATCATCTTCGGCGCCGGTGACCTGTCGGCGTCGCTGCACGCCCGGGTGAACGGCAACTTCGACCCGCTCGGCGACTACCCCGGCGACTTCTGGCACTTCGCCCGCGTGCAGGTGCTCGCGGCGGCCCGTGGCGCCGGCATCGACGCGATCGACGCGCCCTACCCCGCGTACAAGGACCCCGACGGCTACCGCCGGGCCGCGACGCACGCGAGCCTGCTCGGCTACGACGGCAAGTGGGCGATCCACCCGTCCCAGGTGCCCATCGCGAACGAGGTCTTCGCCCCCACGGCGGCGCAGATCGCCGAGGCCCGCGACTCGATCGAGGTCTACCGCGCCTCCGAGCGCGACGGGGTCGGCGCGATCGGGCGCGACGGCCGGCTCGTCGACGCCGCCCACATGCGCCTGGCCGCCAACGTGCTGCACCGGGCGTCGCTCGCCGGACTCGTCGACGAGGTCTAGACCACCGGAACCAACCCGCCCCTCAGCCCAGGGCCGCCAGGCAACCCGACCCGAGCGCAACCGCCGCTTCAGGCCAACCCGACGCACAGTGCAAGAAGGCAGTAGTAAGGCGCCCTACCGCGCGACCGGCAGCAGGAAGCGAAGGGTAACCGGAGGAACCATGCAGGTTCAGGATCGTCTGTTCATCGGCGGCGAGTGGGTCGCGCCGAGTGGCCCGGACACGTTCGACGTCATCTCCCCGGCCACCGAGGAGGTCATCGCCACGATCGCCGAGCCGACCCCGGCCGACGTCGACAAGGCGGTGGCCGCCGCGCGGACGGCGTTCGACGAGGGCCCCTGGCCCCGCCTGGACCCGGCGGAGCGGGTCGCGGCCATCCGCCGGCTCGCGGCGCTCTACAAGCCGGGCCGCGCCGAGCTCGCCAGCCTGATCACCGCCGAGATGGGCGCGCCGATCAGCTTCGCCAAGGTCGGGCACGTCGCCATCCCGATGTTCATGATGAACGCCTTCGCGGGCATCGCCGAGAACCTCGTCTGGGAGGAGACGCGTCCCGGCTTCTACGGCCAGGACATCCTGGTGCGCAAGGAGCCGGTCGGCGTCGTCGGCGCGATCGTCCCGTGGAACATGCCTATGCACCTGACGATCGGCAAGCTGATCCCCGCGCTGCTCGCCGGCTGCTCGGTCGTGCTGAAGCCGTCGCCGGAGACGCCGCTGGACGCGTACTGGCTCGCCGGCCTGCTGGAGCGGGCCGACATCCCGCCGGGTGTCGTGAGCATCCTGCCCGCCGGGCGGGAGATCGGCGAGTACCTGGTCTCGCACCCGGGGATCGACAAGGTCTCGTTCACCGGCTCCACCGCCGCCGGCCGCAAGGTCGCCGCCGCCTGCGGGGCGAACCTCAAGCGGGTCGGCCTGGAGCTGGGCGGCAAGTCCGCCGCCGTCGTGCTCGACGACGCCGACCCGGCGGCGATGGCCAAGGGCGTCGAGGTCGCCGGCCTGATGAACAGCGGCCAGGCCTGCGTCGCCCAGACCCGGGTGCTGGTCCCCCGGTCGCGCTACGCCGAGTACGTCGACGCGCTCGCCACCATGGTCTCCTCGCTGCCCACCGGCGACCCGACCGACCCCGCCACCGCGGTCGGCCCGCTGGTCGCCCAGCGCCAGCAGGAGCGGGTCCGCGGCTACATCGAGCTCGGCCAGAAGGAGGGCGCCCGGCTCGTCGCCGGCGGCGCCGACCTGCCCGCCGGCGTCGACCGTGGCTGGTACATCCGGCCGACCCTGTTCGCCGACGTCGACAACTCCATGCGCATCGCGCAGGAGGAGATCTTCGGCCCGGTCCTGTCCGTCATCCCCTACACCGACGAGGCCGAGGCGGTCCGGATCGCCGACGCGACCGAGTACGGCCTGTCCGGCTCGGTGTGGACGGCGGACGTCGAGCGCGGCCTCGGGGTCGCCCGGCGGGTGCGCAGCGGCACCTTCGGCGTCAACGAGGCCTACAGCATGGACCCGGCGGCGCCGTTCGGCGGCGTGAAGGCCTCCGGCATCGGCCGCGAGCTGGGCAAGGAGGGCATCGAGGGCTTCCTCGACTCCAAGTCGATCTCGGTCGCCGCCAGCCGGTAACCAGCGCGGCGCCAGACCACGGCCGGACGGTGCCAGGCCGGCCGGCCGTGGTCATCTCGGTCCCGGACGCGTCCCCGGACACGCCTGCCGCGCGGGCGTCGTACGGTAGGTTGGGATAGCAGCTTCCGTTAGCCGAGAATGCTGCTCTCAGCACTTTTCAACGCCGTTGCCCCCTCCGACGGCGGAGAAACAGGTCCCGCGCCCGGCCGGCGTCGCGGTGTTGAAGGGAGCCTTCAGGTGGCGAACGACCTCGAGTCGTTGGACTTCTTCCTCGGCAAGGAGCTTGTCGAGGACCCGTACCCGTACTTCGACGAGCTTCGGTCCAAGTGCCCCGTGCACCGGGAGCCGCACCACAACGTCGTGATGGTCACCGGCTACGACGAAGGCATCGAGGTCCTGCAGGACAGCGAGAACTTCTCATCGTGCACCTCGGTGACCGGCCCGTTCCCGGGATTCCCGGTACCAATCGAGGGTCGCGACGACGTCGCCGAGCTGATCGCGCAGCATCGCGACTCGCTCCCGTTCTTCGACCAGCTGCCGACGATGGACCCGCCGCTGCACACCGACCATCGCGCGCTACTGATGAAGATGATCACTCCTAAGCGCCTCCGCGAGAACGAGGAGTGGATGGGTGTCATCACCGACCGGCTCCTCGACAGCCTTCTGGAGGGCGGCAAGGGCGAGTTCATCGGCGACTTCGCCGGGCCACTGGCCCTCCTGGTCATCGCCGACCTGCTCGGTGTCCCGGAGGAGGACCACGCCGAGTTCGTCGACCACCTGAACCGGGCCGCCAGCGGCACCATCGGCGGCACCAGCGGCGAGTCGCTCTCGCACTCCCCGCTGGAGTTCCTCTACGAGAAGTTCAAGGTCTACATCGAGGACCGCCGCAAGGAACCCCGCGGCGACGTGCTCACCGGGCTCGCGCAGGCGACGTTCCCCGACGGGTCGACGCCCGAGGTGATGGACGCCGTGCGGGTCGCGGCGAACCTGTTCTCGGCCGGCCAGGAGACCACCGTCCGCCTCGTCAGCACCGCGGGCAAGCTGATCGCCGAGGACCCCGAGCTGCAGGCCAGGCTGCGCGCCGAGCCCGGCCTGATCTCGAACTTCCTCGAGGAGACGCTGCGGACGGAGAGCCCGATCAAGGGCGACTTCCGGCTCGCCAAGGTGCCGAC of the Pseudofrankia saprophytica genome contains:
- a CDS encoding aldehyde dehydrogenase; this translates as MQVQDRLFIGGEWVAPSGPDTFDVISPATEEVIATIAEPTPADVDKAVAAARTAFDEGPWPRLDPAERVAAIRRLAALYKPGRAELASLITAEMGAPISFAKVGHVAIPMFMMNAFAGIAENLVWEETRPGFYGQDILVRKEPVGVVGAIVPWNMPMHLTIGKLIPALLAGCSVVLKPSPETPLDAYWLAGLLERADIPPGVVSILPAGREIGEYLVSHPGIDKVSFTGSTAAGRKVAAACGANLKRVGLELGGKSAAVVLDDADPAAMAKGVEVAGLMNSGQACVAQTRVLVPRSRYAEYVDALATMVSSLPTGDPTDPATAVGPLVAQRQQERVRGYIELGQKEGARLVAGGADLPAGVDRGWYIRPTLFADVDNSMRIAQEEIFGPVLSVIPYTDEAEAVRIADATEYGLSGSVWTADVERGLGVARRVRSGTFGVNEAYSMDPAAPFGGVKASGIGRELGKEGIEGFLDSKSISVAASR
- a CDS encoding CaiB/BaiF CoA transferase family protein — encoded protein: MHALDGVKVLDLGTFLAGPFCATVLGEFGAEVVKVERPGVGDHLRRFGSDTECGDTLVWLSEARNKRSVTINFADPRGRELLRELIAWADIVIENFRPGVMEKLGLDFPAIQEINPAAILLRVSAYGQSGPLRDLPGFARIAHAFSGLAYLAGEPDGIPVTPGSTSLADYMSGMYGVIGVLMALRARETTGRGQVVDIALFETIFRALDELAPAYQKNGYVRERMGADTVNVVPHSHYRTADGHFVAIACSHDDMFARLARAMGRPELSAPDVFGPKQNRLAARDVVNKLVTDWVGSLSCDEVVARCRAAEVPAGKLYSIADIFDDEQYQHRGTITVEESRIGPLAVPGVIPALSETPGEIRWLGPELGEHTDAVLGQILGRSADEIAQLRADGVV
- a CDS encoding TIGR03621 family F420-dependent LLM class oxidoreductase, with the protein product MPMVRPFRFAVQGTKAASGTAWRDLARKAEDLGYSTLFVADHYLGPGPVARAASMPPQHLAPIAAMTAAAAVTTSLRVGCRVFCVDYHVPAALVKEAATIDLLSDGRLEFGIGAGWNGAEYEAMGLTFAPAPRRIDKLVEVVALAKAHWSGEPIEIKGDHVNVSGYRGLPAPVQQPRPPIMIGGAKKRVLSFAAREADIVSISNVHFTAVNDAGLTPAEELARRVDYVRSAAPERVGELDIEGSPYFSEITTDKAAVFEKLAGWMKTTPDVTAAHPNVLVGTPDEVADQLLARREAFGINYVTIQSDQLESFAPIAAQLAGK
- a CDS encoding cytochrome P450; this encodes MANDLESLDFFLGKELVEDPYPYFDELRSKCPVHREPHHNVVMVTGYDEGIEVLQDSENFSSCTSVTGPFPGFPVPIEGRDDVAELIAQHRDSLPFFDQLPTMDPPLHTDHRALLMKMITPKRLRENEEWMGVITDRLLDSLLEGGKGEFIGDFAGPLALLVIADLLGVPEEDHAEFVDHLNRAASGTIGGTSGESLSHSPLEFLYEKFKVYIEDRRKEPRGDVLTGLAQATFPDGSTPEVMDAVRVAANLFSAGQETTVRLVSTAGKLIAEDPELQARLRAEPGLISNFLEETLRTESPIKGDFRLAKVPTTVGGVDIPAGATLMVVNGAANRDPRHFEDADKFDINRPNSRHHIAFGRGIHTCPGAPLARAEARVAIERLLARTSDIRVDEAVHGPADARKYRYLPTFILRGLGYLSLEFTPAENPSEA
- a CDS encoding HpcH/HpaI aldolase/citrate lyase family protein, producing MREPRARRSELATPASSEKMCMKAGSSGADLVFLDLEDACAPAAKASARGIAVKALIGQDWGHTVRAVRVNGLDTEWCHDDIIEIVTGAREAVDVLIVPKARSARDVWWVDVLLTQLETKLGLRRRIGLEVLIEEAEGLSNAAEIAKASPRLEAIIFGAGDLSASLHARVNGNFDPLGDYPGDFWHFARVQVLAAARGAGIDAIDAPYPAYKDPDGYRRAATHASLLGYDGKWAIHPSQVPIANEVFAPTAAQIAEARDSIEVYRASERDGVGAIGRDGRLVDAAHMRLAANVLHRASLAGLVDEV